Proteins encoded together in one Streptomyces umbrinus window:
- a CDS encoding transposase: protein MSKRYTAEFKRDAVALALSSEKTVTEVARDLGVSPEGLRGWVKQAKIDRGEGPAGALTTAEREELVRLRRKVREQEATIEVLGKATAFFAQDKMR, encoded by the coding sequence ATGAGTAAGCGGTACACGGCCGAGTTCAAGCGGGACGCGGTCGCCTTGGCGTTGTCCTCGGAGAAGACGGTCACCGAGGTGGCGAGGGATCTGGGCGTGAGTCCGGAAGGGCTGCGCGGGTGGGTGAAGCAGGCGAAGATCGACCGCGGTGAGGGGCCCGCCGGGGCTTTGACCACTGCGGAGCGTGAGGAGCTGGTCCGGCTGCGGCGGAAGGTCCGCGAGCAGGAGGCCACGATCGAGGTTCTGGGAAAAGCGACCGCCTTCTTCGCTCAGGACAAGATGAGGTAG
- a CDS encoding MFS transporter, whose product MTTSTQTAKAATVTSPDLRRLVVSECASLSGSAVSTVALPTLAVLELHASTTQIAALAFLGQLPNAVVALPAGALSDRYAKRPQMIAADLTAAAGLATIPAAAFAGVLGIGQLYAVAVVLGITKIVHDAAAISYLPVLVEPHLLQRANSRLGAASSVADSAGSNAGAALVGAVGAARSVLADVLSYLLSALLVWRIRTPEPVAMPTEGRRTLARDIGEGLRYVVGQPTIRTVIAALSTLSFGLAVMNTYWAYYLLADLHVSPTAFGVIMGVGGAGSLAGALLAPRIASRIGIGPTIIIGFAVSPLAQIPLLLAGPGLRWQIALAGTLAVQLFWATASGTSQRSLRQILCEPRFQGRMQAASTTVTAGARPLAAAAAGALVLFLGVRGTLTVGAVLQVVPVILLLVSLVRALRDMPVPPARTAVPPAREGAS is encoded by the coding sequence GTGACGACCTCCACCCAGACGGCCAAGGCCGCGACGGTCACCTCCCCGGATCTGCGCCGCTTGGTCGTCAGCGAGTGCGCGAGCCTGTCCGGATCGGCGGTCAGCACCGTCGCCCTCCCCACCCTGGCCGTGCTGGAACTCCACGCCTCCACCACCCAGATCGCCGCGCTCGCCTTCCTTGGCCAACTGCCGAACGCCGTTGTGGCGCTCCCGGCCGGCGCGCTCTCGGACCGGTACGCCAAGCGCCCCCAGATGATCGCCGCGGACCTCACCGCTGCCGCGGGCCTCGCGACCATCCCGGCCGCCGCCTTCGCCGGGGTGCTCGGCATCGGCCAGCTGTACGCGGTCGCCGTCGTGCTGGGCATCACCAAGATCGTGCACGACGCGGCCGCCATCAGCTACCTGCCCGTCCTCGTCGAACCTCACCTGCTGCAGCGCGCGAACTCGAGGCTCGGCGCGGCCTCGTCGGTGGCGGACAGCGCGGGCAGCAACGCGGGCGCCGCGCTGGTCGGCGCCGTCGGCGCCGCCCGCTCCGTCCTCGCCGACGTCCTCTCCTACCTCCTCTCCGCCCTGCTCGTGTGGCGCATCCGCACCCCCGAGCCGGTCGCCATGCCGACCGAGGGCCGCCGGACCCTCGCGCGGGACATCGGTGAGGGCCTGCGCTACGTGGTCGGGCAGCCCACGATCCGCACGGTGATCGCGGCCCTGTCCACGCTCAGTTTCGGGCTGGCGGTCATGAACACGTACTGGGCGTACTACCTCCTCGCCGACCTGCACGTATCCCCGACGGCGTTCGGCGTGATCATGGGTGTCGGCGGCGCGGGCAGCCTGGCCGGGGCGCTCCTCGCCCCGCGCATCGCCTCCCGGATCGGCATCGGACCGACGATCATCATCGGGTTCGCGGTCAGTCCGCTGGCCCAGATCCCCCTCCTGCTCGCCGGACCCGGACTCCGTTGGCAGATCGCGCTCGCCGGGACGCTGGCCGTTCAGCTGTTCTGGGCCACAGCCTCCGGGACGAGCCAGAGGTCCCTCAGGCAGATCCTGTGCGAGCCCCGCTTCCAGGGCCGCATGCAGGCCGCGAGCACCACGGTGACCGCCGGAGCGCGGCCCCTCGCCGCCGCGGCCGCCGGCGCCCTGGTCCTCTTCCTCGGCGTCCGCGGCACCCTCACCGTCGGAGCGGTCCTCCAGGTCGTCCCCGTGATCCTTCTGCTCGTCTCCCTTGTCCGCGCCCTACGGGACATGCCCGTCCCGCCCGCGCGCACCGCTGTGCCGCCTGCTCGTGAAGGAGCATCATGA
- a CDS encoding FAD-dependent oxidoreductase, whose protein sequence is MRGKTAVVLGGSVAGLCAAGVLARHFDEVIVLERDRLPPDAQHRRGVPQSKHPHFLLNSGRRAIGEIFPGFEEALIAAGGMCLMPSMDAAYCEHAGWAPRKAGSMTMVYSSRVLIERVLRDKVRELPAIEIREGVTVTGLRSTGGGTARGRVEGVEYRAGDDSGRLSADLVVDALGRGSSVADWLSAAGWPAPPEKTLDAKVTYTSRWYDLPPADRRPPAWWWKHLVVTPTQDTGDHPEEHEFLSNFFPIEGDRAIVCMGAWGIRMPREVDTFEAAVDRVRARSFGQATRACTPTSGVHLTRSTGNKWRRFDLLDQPPLGLICVGDSICAFNPFYAQGMSSAARSALILAEMLHGHDVLDLAFFREFLARQKKSLDVPWMLAMARDQAYDFATGSEVVAPWRRKLAARLSWPVFNAINATSREDAYVERTFAQVFNLDMSLREMTTDVRFWFGIARYKVRQRLGRTVVPGGFDDQQDPPGTDFTGQTRAGSSPYAETDLVND, encoded by the coding sequence ATGCGGGGAAAGACGGCCGTGGTGCTCGGCGGCAGCGTGGCGGGGCTGTGCGCCGCGGGAGTGCTCGCGAGGCATTTCGACGAGGTGATCGTCCTGGAGCGGGACCGGCTCCCGCCGGACGCGCAGCATCGGCGGGGCGTGCCGCAGAGCAAGCACCCGCACTTCCTCCTCAACTCCGGGCGTCGCGCGATTGGCGAGATCTTTCCTGGCTTCGAGGAGGCGCTGATCGCCGCGGGCGGGATGTGCCTGATGCCGTCGATGGACGCGGCGTACTGCGAGCACGCCGGCTGGGCCCCGCGCAAGGCTGGGTCGATGACGATGGTCTACAGCTCCCGCGTGCTCATCGAGCGGGTCCTGCGCGACAAGGTCCGCGAGCTCCCGGCCATCGAGATCCGCGAGGGCGTGACCGTCACCGGACTTCGTTCCACCGGGGGCGGCACCGCGCGCGGGCGCGTCGAGGGAGTCGAGTACCGCGCGGGCGACGACTCGGGCCGCCTGTCCGCCGACCTGGTCGTCGACGCGCTGGGGCGCGGCTCCTCCGTCGCCGACTGGCTGAGCGCGGCGGGATGGCCGGCGCCGCCGGAGAAGACCCTTGACGCCAAGGTCACCTACACGTCGCGGTGGTACGACCTGCCGCCCGCCGACCGGCGTCCACCGGCGTGGTGGTGGAAGCACCTGGTCGTCACTCCGACGCAGGACACCGGCGACCATCCCGAGGAACACGAGTTCCTCAGCAACTTCTTCCCGATCGAGGGTGACCGCGCCATCGTGTGCATGGGGGCGTGGGGCATCCGGATGCCGCGCGAGGTCGACACCTTCGAGGCCGCGGTGGACCGCGTGCGGGCCAGGTCCTTCGGGCAGGCGACGCGTGCCTGCACTCCGACCTCCGGGGTGCACCTCACTCGCTCGACCGGCAACAAGTGGCGCCGCTTCGACCTGCTCGACCAGCCCCCGCTCGGGCTGATCTGCGTCGGTGACTCGATCTGCGCGTTCAACCCGTTCTACGCCCAGGGGATGAGCTCGGCGGCCCGCTCCGCGCTCATCCTCGCCGAGATGTTGCACGGCCACGACGTCCTCGACCTCGCCTTCTTCCGCGAGTTCCTCGCCCGGCAGAAGAAGTCACTCGACGTGCCCTGGATGCTCGCGATGGCCCGTGACCAGGCATATGACTTCGCGACCGGGAGTGAGGTCGTCGCTCCCTGGCGCCGCAAGCTGGCCGCGCGCCTCAGCTGGCCGGTCTTCAACGCCATCAACGCCACGAGCCGCGAGGACGCCTACGTCGAGCGGACGTTCGCCCAGGTCTTCAACCTCGACATGTCACTGAGGGAGATGACCACCGATGTGCGGTTCTGGTTCGGCATCGCGCGCTACAAGGTGCGTCAGCGGCTCGGACGCACGGTCGTGCCCGGCGGGTTCGACGACCAGCAGGATCCGCCCGGCACCGACTTCACCGGCCAGACCCGCGCCGGCAGCTCGCCGTACGCCGAGACCGACCTCGTCAATGACTGA
- a CDS encoding transposase has product MRHAQGGGLTTERRRFRERIRYEAGERFARGEKNAVIAKDLRVSDRSAERWRRAWRQGGMDALASAGPPKLPKLSDGQFAELEKELALGPAEHGWEDQRCTVARIRAVIAWKFQVDCSMAAVWRLLHRHDWSWQSVSRLIYRLRRHRKCRGKGRNSFAWSDYRDLVVRAHIQLKAPIVLVWGNLTTHRAAGMREYAVEHDGLTIVQLPSYAPDLNPVEGIWSLLRRGPLANVAFTDGDRWLRHGPGVGACRARRSRGG; this is encoded by the coding sequence ATGCGGCATGCGCAAGGTGGCGGGCTGACCACGGAGCGGCGGCGGTTTCGGGAGCGGATCCGGTATGAGGCGGGTGAGCGGTTCGCTCGCGGCGAGAAGAACGCGGTGATCGCGAAGGATCTGCGGGTCAGTGACCGGTCGGCGGAGCGCTGGCGGCGGGCCTGGCGGCAGGGCGGGATGGATGCCCTGGCCTCCGCGGGGCCGCCGAAACTGCCGAAGCTGTCGGATGGCCAGTTCGCCGAACTAGAGAAGGAGTTGGCGCTCGGGCCGGCCGAGCACGGCTGGGAAGACCAGCGGTGTACCGTGGCGCGGATCAGAGCGGTGATCGCCTGGAAGTTCCAGGTCGACTGCTCGATGGCGGCGGTGTGGCGGTTGCTGCACCGCCATGACTGGTCCTGGCAGTCTGTGTCGCGCCTGATCTACCGGCTCCGCCGGCACCGCAAGTGCCGGGGCAAGGGGCGCAACAGCTTCGCTTGGAGCGACTACCGCGACCTGGTCGTGCGTGCTCACATACAGCTCAAGGCCCCCATCGTCCTCGTCTGGGGCAATCTCACCACCCACCGGGCCGCCGGGATGCGCGAGTACGCGGTCGAGCATGACGGGCTTACCATCGTGCAACTGCCTTCTTATGCACCGGACTTGAACCCGGTTGAGGGCATCTGGTCGCTGTTACGGCGCGGCCCGCTGGCCAATGTCGCCTTCACCGACGGCGACCGATGGTTGCGGCATGGACCAGGAGTTGGAGCGTGCCGCGCTCGTCGCAGCCGAGGGGGCTAG
- a CDS encoding phosphotransferase translates to MSVAKPIPPALLGWAQSVVGPVHLPRDVSHDRGNSLVWRLSCASGAVFAKVAPSPQAFARDTRALREVAPGMELGTAPLLLAADPLQLALLLSPVSGRMVKALSLTPSEQRTLHWQAGRWLRSFHGGACELSPQDRADAAAEVARAAAGGEKHLGRARGLIDSKARRTVRWHAAALGRLGPLPAGYIHGDFREHNWLLDAGPAARVFGAVDLERARPHAAVADLVPLACGSWVGCPDLQEAFVDGYGRGLTAQEQWALRCLSVLDAASAISWGALHGDDEIAARGQATLARLEVQAA, encoded by the coding sequence ATGAGCGTCGCAAAGCCGATTCCGCCCGCCCTGCTGGGGTGGGCCCAGAGCGTCGTCGGCCCGGTGCACTTGCCCCGCGACGTCTCCCACGACCGCGGCAACTCCCTCGTCTGGAGGTTGAGTTGTGCCTCCGGTGCTGTCTTCGCGAAGGTGGCTCCGAGTCCGCAGGCATTCGCCCGCGACACCCGCGCCCTGCGGGAAGTAGCGCCGGGCATGGAGCTGGGCACGGCGCCCCTGCTGCTGGCGGCCGACCCCCTCCAGCTGGCCCTGTTGCTCTCCCCGGTGTCCGGCCGCATGGTGAAGGCGCTCTCCCTCACCCCCTCCGAGCAGCGCACTCTGCACTGGCAGGCCGGCCGCTGGCTGCGGAGCTTCCACGGCGGTGCCTGCGAGCTGTCGCCCCAGGACCGTGCCGATGCCGCCGCCGAGGTCGCCCGGGCCGCCGCCGGCGGAGAGAAGCACCTGGGCCGGGCCAGGGGCCTGATCGACTCGAAAGCGCGCCGGACCGTACGGTGGCATGCCGCCGCGCTCGGCCGGCTCGGGCCGCTGCCCGCCGGATACATCCATGGTGACTTCCGGGAACACAACTGGCTGCTCGATGCCGGCCCCGCGGCCCGGGTTTTCGGGGCGGTGGATCTGGAGCGTGCCCGTCCGCACGCTGCGGTTGCCGACCTCGTCCCCCTCGCCTGCGGATCCTGGGTCGGCTGCCCCGACCTTCAGGAGGCGTTCGTCGACGGGTACGGCCGCGGGCTCACCGCCCAGGAGCAGTGGGCCCTGCGCTGTCTGTCTGTGCTGGACGCCGCCAGCGCCATCTCGTGGGGAGCCCTCCACGGGGACGATGAGATCGCCGCCCGCGGGCAGGCCACGCTGGCCCGGCTGGAAGTGCAGGCCGCGTGA
- a CDS encoding class I SAM-dependent methyltransferase → MTTTATAAYWEPLWAGGRRYRQLDGSENRLMDEYLGSGRGRPALDIGSGDGALARRLHHELGYRTTGIDISPSAVALAAAHDEGPAPGPAWRCADITTSDLTALPESAYAVITCRLVFRWMDDKAAFLNRVRHLLVPGGTFWVVTEIAGRREDTDPLQGLGISPAETETLTSGWSAVQSADLDVLRCYALHP, encoded by the coding sequence ATGACGACGACCGCGACCGCCGCGTACTGGGAACCGCTCTGGGCAGGCGGTCGTCGCTACCGGCAGCTCGACGGCTCCGAGAACCGGCTGATGGACGAATACCTCGGCTCCGGCCGCGGACGTCCGGCCCTCGACATCGGCAGCGGCGACGGCGCCCTGGCCCGCCGCCTTCACCATGAGCTCGGATACCGCACCACCGGCATCGACATCTCCCCCAGCGCCGTCGCACTCGCCGCCGCCCACGACGAAGGCCCAGCCCCCGGTCCGGCGTGGCGGTGCGCAGACATCACCACCAGCGACCTCACGGCACTGCCGGAGTCCGCGTACGCGGTCATCACCTGCCGCCTGGTCTTCCGATGGATGGACGACAAGGCGGCCTTCCTCAACCGCGTCCGCCACCTCCTTGTCCCCGGCGGGACGTTCTGGGTGGTCACCGAGATCGCCGGACGCCGCGAGGACACCGACCCCCTCCAAGGTCTCGGGATCAGCCCCGCCGAGACCGAAACCCTCACCTCCGGGTGGTCCGCCGTCCAGAGCGCCGACCTCGACGTGCTCCGCTGCTACGCCCTGCACCCCTGA
- a CDS encoding PIG-L deacetylase family protein, with translation MPPASSASRPSLLGVFGHPDDESLLAGGVLAQHAAAGAATAVVTATWAPDSHRAGELADALDILGAGRPRMLGFADARIPDSAPDRPRLCDAPLEEVAGLIVEHIRAVRPQVVVTHDAYGQLTGHPDHLRTHHGTLLAFHAAGLEHLYPQAGAPWQPDALYAATHPDSGLGELGVLLTRVGKKVLSVPDEHVTEAVDVSDCLDQKLAAILAHRSEAARERPLPGILSRLPAAERESIIATECFTLLGRRPAPDGAVLRLSR, from the coding sequence GTGCCTCCGGCCTCTTCCGCGTCCCGGCCTTCCCTGCTGGGCGTTTTCGGTCATCCGGACGACGAGTCCCTCCTGGCCGGCGGCGTCCTCGCGCAGCACGCCGCCGCGGGCGCCGCGACCGCCGTGGTCACCGCTACCTGGGCGCCCGACAGCCACCGGGCCGGTGAACTCGCCGACGCCCTGGACATCCTGGGAGCGGGCAGGCCGCGAATGCTGGGATTCGCCGATGCCCGCATCCCCGACTCTGCGCCCGACCGGCCCCGGCTCTGCGACGCCCCGTTGGAGGAGGTGGCGGGGCTGATCGTCGAACACATCCGTGCCGTACGGCCACAGGTCGTCGTCACCCACGACGCCTACGGCCAGCTGACCGGCCATCCGGACCACCTCCGCACCCACCACGGGACCTTGTTGGCGTTCCACGCCGCGGGCCTGGAACACCTCTACCCGCAGGCCGGGGCTCCGTGGCAGCCCGATGCGTTGTACGCCGCGACGCACCCGGATTCGGGGTTGGGCGAACTGGGTGTGCTGTTGACGCGGGTCGGCAAGAAGGTGCTCAGCGTGCCGGACGAGCACGTCACCGAGGCGGTCGACGTGAGCGACTGCTTGGACCAGAAGCTGGCCGCGATCTTGGCGCACCGCAGTGAAGCGGCGCGGGAGCGGCCCCTTCCTGGAATCCTCTCCCGGCTTCCCGCAGCGGAGCGGGAGTCGATCATCGCGACGGAGTGCTTCACCCTCCTTGGCAGGAGGCCGGCGCCGGACGGGGCGGTCCTCCGGCTATCGCGGTGA
- a CDS encoding NUDIX hydrolase, translating to MSDKHLSPANAIVLLQRDDGRILAVRHNATSGTCPNQVTVIGGKLEDGEFLDEGAARELSEEVGITSAQTACGSASCSTSTRRTVSG from the coding sequence GTGAGTGACAAGCACTTGAGCCCGGCGAACGCCATCGTCCTGCTCCAGCGTGACGACGGGCGGATCCTGGCGGTGCGGCACAACGCCACGTCCGGGACCTGTCCGAACCAGGTCACCGTGATCGGCGGCAAGCTCGAGGACGGCGAGTTCCTCGACGAGGGCGCGGCGCGCGAGCTGTCCGAGGAAGTCGGCATCACATCGGCCCAGACCGCTTGCGGTTCTGCCAGCTGCTCCACTTCCACGCGGCGGACGGTGAGCGGGTGA
- a CDS encoding TetR/AcrR family transcriptional regulator, with protein MGHHGWGGRPPASDAEARQRIIDATARCIDRHGVTKTTLSDVAGELGVTRQTVYRHFGRISDIIGEVAAQGAESFVDLMIAHLQGITDPAEAVVEGMVFCVRTIPTEPRLSLLLQLGDTTAFGRGATTRETIAYGAKMLQRFPVDWAAAGIDEDDLNGLAEIIMRLLTSLLQHPSEPPQDETRLRTFLNRWLAPALSRTSASAHPRS; from the coding sequence ATGGGGCATCACGGCTGGGGAGGCCGGCCTCCCGCATCGGACGCGGAGGCCCGGCAGCGCATCATCGACGCGACCGCCCGCTGCATCGACAGGCACGGCGTCACAAAGACGACCCTGTCCGACGTCGCCGGCGAGCTCGGCGTCACCCGCCAGACCGTCTACCGCCACTTCGGCCGTATCAGCGACATCATCGGCGAGGTGGCGGCCCAGGGCGCCGAGTCGTTCGTCGACCTGATGATCGCGCACCTGCAAGGGATCACCGACCCGGCCGAAGCCGTGGTCGAAGGCATGGTCTTCTGCGTACGGACCATCCCCACCGAGCCACGCCTGAGCCTTCTGCTGCAACTCGGAGACACCACCGCCTTCGGTCGCGGCGCCACCACCAGGGAAACCATCGCCTACGGCGCCAAGATGCTGCAGCGCTTCCCCGTCGACTGGGCCGCCGCCGGCATCGACGAGGACGACCTCAACGGCCTCGCCGAGATCATCATGCGACTCCTGACGTCGCTGCTGCAGCACCCCAGCGAGCCACCGCAGGACGAAACCCGGCTCCGCACCTTCCTCAACCGCTGGCTGGCCCCGGCGCTGTCCCGGACATCAGCATCCGCGCACCCACGTTCTTGA
- a CDS encoding NUDIX hydrolase, with protein sequence MGIPASHIQDVVAAYLCRHPEEQELLRPLLVRIDAGHDLTRRTEFGGHVTTSGVVVNDADEVLLVHHRASGRRIQPGGHCEPSDSTLSDAVRREIAEETGVTELEPCCGGDPIQIDVHTIEARPAKGEPAHRHFDIRFLFRTRGTVEVTLQAEEVAGAEWCGPSQLGDPVLRARVLTALGRPQPDRPTDDDPYGTLVV encoded by the coding sequence ATGGGCATTCCGGCGTCGCACATTCAGGATGTTGTGGCGGCCTACCTGTGTCGGCATCCCGAGGAGCAGGAGCTTCTCCGGCCGCTGCTCGTCCGCATCGACGCTGGCCATGACCTCACTCGGCGCACCGAGTTCGGCGGTCACGTGACGACCTCGGGTGTCGTGGTCAACGACGCGGACGAGGTGCTGCTGGTCCACCACCGCGCCTCGGGGCGACGCATCCAACCCGGCGGTCATTGCGAGCCGTCCGACAGCACATTGTCTGACGCCGTGCGGCGTGAGATCGCCGAGGAGACAGGCGTCACTGAGCTGGAGCCGTGCTGCGGCGGCGACCCGATCCAGATCGATGTCCACACGATCGAGGCCCGTCCCGCCAAGGGCGAGCCGGCGCATAGACACTTCGACATCCGCTTCCTTTTCCGGACCCGGGGAACGGTCGAGGTGACCCTGCAGGCCGAGGAGGTGGCGGGGGCGGAGTGGTGCGGTCCCTCCCAGCTCGGCGACCCGGTCTTGCGGGCCCGCGTCCTCACCGCTCTGGGACGGCCGCAGCCAGATCGCCCAACCGACGACGACCCGTACGGCACCTTGGTGGTGTGA
- a CDS encoding bifunctional class I SAM-dependent methyltransferase/NUDIX hydrolase, translating into MTTEKDTLEIWNTYGAHQLTRGLQLPELDRWDWGIPETGPGINALGEVAGLRVLDLGSGLGRHAANLAAHGAKVTAVDASPAQHQRALTRYPDHPGLHLVCVDAVDHLHAADPYDLIYSVCSVPYLDPNRLLPALANGLKPGGRLVFSALHTNSDGAGPSNEVTPRPEILRLPSTTQDHPVNMWVLSVQLWEDLLVQHGLTLESVTAIDSPTTDNAVSYRLYTARRPERVPSRPRTNAPPPPNTALEVGVIVYGPDGILLGRHRRRTWELAGGTVEPGETFAEAAVRELREESGLVAEPDDVEVLGTLLDRVGDVVRLTVAVLITRWSGIPQQREEAIGSWRFWPLAALPHPLFVPSAQCLTAWNPALPLDHPPAHFQPYASPGR; encoded by the coding sequence GTGACCACCGAGAAGGACACCCTCGAAATCTGGAACACCTACGGCGCCCACCAGCTCACCAGAGGACTTCAGCTGCCCGAACTGGACCGGTGGGACTGGGGAATCCCGGAGACCGGCCCCGGCATCAACGCCCTCGGTGAGGTGGCGGGACTACGCGTCCTCGACCTCGGCAGCGGCCTCGGCCGGCACGCCGCGAACCTGGCCGCCCATGGCGCCAAGGTCACCGCTGTCGACGCCTCACCCGCCCAGCACCAGCGCGCCCTCACCCGCTACCCGGACCACCCCGGCCTGCACCTGGTGTGCGTCGACGCGGTGGACCACCTGCACGCTGCCGACCCGTACGACCTGATCTACTCCGTCTGCTCCGTGCCGTACCTGGACCCCAACCGTCTGCTGCCCGCCCTGGCCAACGGCCTCAAACCGGGCGGCCGCCTGGTCTTCTCCGCGCTGCACACCAACTCCGACGGCGCCGGGCCCTCGAACGAGGTGACCCCCCGCCCCGAGATCCTGCGCCTGCCCAGCACAACCCAGGACCACCCCGTGAACATGTGGGTCCTCAGCGTGCAGCTGTGGGAGGACCTCCTGGTCCAGCACGGCCTCACCCTGGAATCGGTCACAGCGATCGACTCCCCGACGACGGACAACGCGGTCTCCTACCGGCTGTACACGGCGCGCCGTCCGGAACGCGTGCCCAGCCGTCCCCGCACCAACGCACCTCCCCCGCCGAACACCGCGCTCGAGGTCGGTGTGATCGTGTACGGCCCGGACGGCATCCTGCTCGGCCGACACCGGCGCCGTACCTGGGAGCTCGCCGGCGGGACCGTCGAACCGGGCGAGACCTTCGCCGAGGCCGCCGTCCGCGAGCTCCGCGAGGAATCCGGCCTCGTGGCCGAGCCCGACGACGTGGAGGTGCTGGGCACGCTCCTGGACCGGGTGGGTGACGTCGTACGGCTGACGGTGGCCGTCCTGATCACCCGCTGGTCCGGCATTCCCCAGCAACGCGAGGAGGCCATCGGGTCCTGGCGGTTCTGGCCCCTTGCCGCGTTGCCCCATCCGCTGTTCGTGCCCAGCGCCCAGTGCCTGACCGCCTGGAACCCCGCCCTCCCCCTCGATCACCCGCCCGCCCACTTCCAGCCGTACGCCTCCCCCGGCCGGTAG
- a CDS encoding GNAT family N-acetyltransferase has product MATRPGAVASVPTASDAPAAIRLTPSVTAAPYDHPDARRLSQALRAEQLGLYGFADGPDTTPEADFDPPGLFLIAHAGEEAVGRGGVRLLGEHTAEIKRMYVSGDARGHGIGRYLLEHLERHAASRGATRIMLETGRRNTAALALYHRAGYLPCPSYVAGRDARVNRAMTKPLGSSSPR; this is encoded by the coding sequence ATGGCGACCCGACCTGGGGCGGTGGCCTCCGTGCCCACCGCCTCCGACGCCCCGGCCGCGATACGCCTGACGCCTTCCGTGACCGCTGCGCCCTACGACCACCCGGACGCCCGCCGCCTCTCCCAGGCCCTCCGCGCCGAACAGCTCGGCCTGTACGGCTTCGCCGATGGCCCGGACACCACCCCCGAGGCGGACTTCGACCCGCCCGGGCTGTTCCTCATCGCCCACGCCGGCGAAGAGGCGGTTGGGCGCGGAGGAGTACGCCTCCTCGGCGAGCACACTGCGGAGATCAAACGGATGTACGTCTCCGGTGACGCCCGCGGCCACGGAATCGGCCGGTACCTCCTCGAACACCTCGAACGGCACGCCGCCAGCCGAGGAGCAACGCGCATCATGCTGGAGACCGGACGGCGCAATACCGCCGCCCTCGCTCTCTACCACCGGGCCGGTTACCTGCCCTGCCCCTCCTATGTCGCCGGACGCGACGCCCGAGTCAACCGGGCCATGACCAAGCCCCTCGGCAGCAGTTCACCGCGATAG
- a CDS encoding helicase-associated domain-containing protein, translated as MTARGRKALAGPAHETIRHLWRRWLSHGVLDEFSRIEAVKGQRAASVLSATGPRRRAVGAALAECCPPGEWVTVDELFKAMRTAGHDPYLVRSERALWKLYLEDAQYGSLGYDGHHDWPVLQGRYTLCVLFEYAATLGLVDVQYIDPDSVRDDFRHMRGADWVERLSRYDGLLAIRLNPLGAYATGRTDDYRPGPVPAVGAWSPVRVLPNFDVVALDGLAPAEALLLDAFATRSADRVWTLSTASVLKALHAGRGLDELRRFLAESVTREELPQTVTALLADAASRTEKVRDLGTCHLLECVDEAQAVMIAKDRGAGALCSRIGQKHLMVAPGDLSAFRTALLKLGCVLPART; from the coding sequence TTGACCGCGCGGGGCCGCAAGGCGCTGGCCGGGCCCGCCCACGAGACGATCCGGCACCTGTGGCGGCGCTGGCTGAGCCACGGGGTGCTGGACGAGTTCAGCCGCATCGAGGCGGTCAAGGGGCAGCGTGCGGCGAGCGTCCTCAGCGCGACCGGTCCGCGCCGCAGGGCGGTGGGCGCGGCGCTCGCCGAGTGCTGTCCGCCCGGGGAATGGGTGACGGTGGACGAGCTGTTCAAGGCGATGCGTACCGCAGGCCATGACCCATACCTGGTCCGCTCCGAGCGGGCGCTGTGGAAGCTGTACCTGGAGGACGCGCAGTACGGCAGCCTTGGCTACGACGGACACCACGACTGGCCTGTGCTGCAGGGCCGTTACACCCTGTGCGTGCTGTTCGAGTACGCGGCCACCCTCGGTCTCGTCGACGTCCAGTACATCGACCCGGACAGCGTCAGGGACGACTTCCGCCACATGCGGGGCGCCGACTGGGTGGAGCGGCTCAGCCGGTACGACGGGCTGCTCGCCATCCGGTTGAACCCGCTCGGGGCGTACGCGACGGGGCGCACCGACGACTACCGGCCGGGCCCGGTACCCGCCGTCGGGGCGTGGAGCCCGGTCAGGGTTCTGCCGAACTTCGACGTTGTGGCACTCGACGGCCTGGCCCCCGCCGAGGCGCTGCTGCTCGACGCGTTCGCCACCCGGTCCGCCGACCGTGTCTGGACGCTGTCCACTGCCTCCGTGCTGAAGGCCCTCCACGCAGGCCGCGGCCTGGACGAGCTGCGCCGCTTCCTCGCCGAGAGCGTCACAAGAGAGGAACTGCCGCAGACCGTCACGGCTTTGCTGGCCGACGCCGCCTCCCGCACCGAGAAGGTACGGGATCTGGGTACGTGCCACCTGCTGGAGTGCGTGGACGAGGCACAGGCCGTGATGATCGCGAAGGACCGCGGGGCGGGTGCACTGTGCTCCCGGATCGGTCAGAAACACCTCATGGTGGCCCCCGGAGACCTGTCGGCCTTCCGCACCGCGCTGCTGAAACTCGGTTGCGTACTGCCCGCCCGGACCTGA